The following proteins are encoded in a genomic region of Liolophura sinensis isolate JHLJ2023 chromosome 7, CUHK_Ljap_v2, whole genome shotgun sequence:
- the LOC135470914 gene encoding LOW QUALITY PROTEIN: uncharacterized protein LOC135470914 (The sequence of the model RefSeq protein was modified relative to this genomic sequence to represent the inferred CDS: inserted 4 bases in 4 codons; deleted 3 bases in 2 codons) translates to MCCGTERARRKQGKRNADSDSEYSYKSVISAXGTKHVRRRRKKADGTYSDSESYHSDKDEEGAARRRRRRRERKHGSDSAHSYYSIVSAGGTRKVKRRRKRADGTYSDSESYHSSDSGLEGGGLHKGKKKKKRREHGSDSEYSYFSEVSEGGTKRRQRKKRIRDEHGRVIGHGKAEAYSSPDDSDSESVYTLKIRRKRSKIRVKKEKPTKGKGKKGKGKGGIDGDTSPDIFSDATTDSDAVDLENMTEEERRRYLSARDKRRAEREKKRREKYGDAYDEMVAKHEKKKQEKKEKAKRLKEEEERKKASKSMVNYDKMQGRDKGPGGKTDGRDLGPGHDEWGKKKKGKDGHEADDESDEDGVPGKRKKKKGRKGSSASTEYDIEYDDKGNIIKKVRRKKAGDDESEYEDEYDAEGNVIGRKKKSKRPGSGGSDSSKGDYFETTADGQVRLKQGKKKIDLDKLTSDDLRKLGIDPNLSKQQIARLLKEKFGNDIVITKGKTKIGTKRLSEYGSDVDSDELAEDSDLDISTLKGQRRVKIKMKRGGQALLDHMKKILDQSNLHDDDYAKDLDEKGDIDFLTHYRLVDSKKLEGYARAFVVEDEDFDTVIDSDETRIALDGVPSINAMTEKQLNYVLKVLKIDHASQVTFRMFAVISALCERVTQMDPISKHLLEICNLLDIERKMDLYRLMFYHNTSSDRDGNFITAESLKIELIAGGLNWKQQQHVMDRLQPNVFGEISFLDYLCYIPLFMSMHDNICVDPLDMRDDKYTGNFRKTSGAARQRDMNPLGFPLKKDSSHMLRQQAQDLVEGRIDPSELKKEKLELLNKYAASFILAEEGDRFEKDGVVYEYKKDPVTGKLIKKFDRVVGAKKAVKKGGRGTPEGLTEKELKDYKKGKRNNDSDSEYSYTSHVSAGGTRHVQRRRKREDGTYSAAQSYHSSQDEEGEARRRQRRRDRRHANSAHSYYSVVSEGGTRHTKRRRRRDDGTYSASEIYESPDENDVGNSRMNFLATDKEFNFGPNTKKNVASGDEDSEYSYYSERSEGGTRYEFKRKVLRDIRGNKVGYGTALPHNDADTDGASLRPRIGSFTGETLDAEEYANRRLKPIARADSMVKQFLTDVNTLPQEEPEDGLWPGASEPGDHTEGAKTADDRSDLSTKTDEELQRERERQEKRKQMQKNIDLANERRRKREQEKLERLERQRQKEEEEAARRREMELSERRKSVISERSGRAGTPREKPKSMVTYERGPGREATNPSMKTDNRDIGLSHDNWGANGRRKSYVGKQHGEKQDDPSRVKSRREIRDLPTFNKLPSINPLKGISKDRRGSNISNIGGKVKTKESDEEDKSKEQEKQDENQQKKKAEDMFEYDKDGNIRLKGGVKAIDLDNLTDDDLRRMGIDPRLSKAEIARKLKEKFGKDLMIQDGGKAVGTRRLEDYDKYQSIMELANDPNFDVSSVRGPKRMNILFTRGGQILVEHMKRVLVESTLRRQDYAHDLDERDSSIDFLNHYRLVDPGKLEGYAKAFVVEDGNLDTVINYTELRVALEGIVSIEEMTKKQMDYVLKVLHIDDSTQLTFRMFAVITALCERVTMMDPVARHLLDICNLXDIERKLDLYNAMFXHNVQSDRDPNHITSESLKIELMAGGLNWGQQQFIMKQMEPNSWGEISFLDYICYIPLFMSMHDNICDNPLDMSDRKYTMPPRKRPPSTQRDMNPLGSRLSKNSTYLLRKQAXDLMAGKLDTSGLQAEKIELLNRYAARCPVVMPYSRQSTNASDHFDQHSDLIF, encoded by the exons ATGTGCTGCGGAACCG AACGTGCCCGTAGGAAACAAGGAAAGAGGAATGCTGACAGCGACAGTGAATACAGTTACAAAAGTGTCATTAGTG GTGGAACTAAACATGTGCGCCGGCGCAGAAAGAAGGCTGATGGTACTTACAGCGATAGCGAGTCTTACCACAGCGATAAAGACGAAGAGGGTGCTGCGAGAAGAAGACGGCGCCGCAGGGAAAGGAAGCACGGATCTGACAGTGCGCACAG ctaTTACAGCATTGTCAGCGCTGGTGGCACCCGCAAGGTGAAACGTCGACGTAAGCGTGCTGACGGCACGTACAGCGACAGTGAGTCCTACCACAGTTCAGACAGCGGATTGGAAGGCGGTGGTCTTCACAAgggaaagaaaaagaagaagcgTCGAGAACACGGCAGTGACAGCGAGTACAGCTACTTCAGTGAGGTCAGCGAAGGTGGCACCAAAAGG CGCCAACGGAAGAAGAGGATTCGCGACGAACATGGCCGCGTGATTGGCCACGGTAAAGCGGAGGCCTATTCTAGCCCAGATG ATTCGGATTCAGAAAg CGTGTATACCTTAAAAATCCGACGGAAAAGGAGCAAGATACGGGTTAAAAAGGAGAAACCAACCAAAGGAAAGGGTAAAAAGGGCAAAGGCAAAGGGGGCATTGACGGAGATACCTCTCCGGACATCTTTAGTGACGCTACAACGGATTCAGACGCGGTAGATCTGGAAAACATGACGGAGGAAGAAAGGAGG CGCTACCTCAGCGCAAGAGACAAGCGAAGGGCAGAGAGGGAGAAAAAAAGGCGGGAGAAATACGGCGATGCCTACGATGAGATGGTGGCCAAACACGAAAA AAAGAAACAAGAGAAGAAGGAGAAAGCAAAGCGCCTTAAAGAGGAAGAGGAACGAAAGAAGGCTTCCAAATCGATGGTGAACTATGATAAGATGCAGGGCAGAGATAAAGGtcctggtggaaaaacagatgGACGGGATCTTGGCCCTGGCCACGACGA GTGGGGCAAAAAGAAGAAGGGAAAAGATGGTCACGAGGCTGACGACGAAAGCGATGAGG ATGGCGTTCCTGGAAagagaaagaagaagaaaggaCGAAAAGGTTCATCAGCTTCCACAGAATATGACATT GAATACGACGACAAAGGCAATATTATCAAGAAAGTCAGACGAAAAAAG GCGGGAGATGACGAGTCCGAGTATGAAGATGAATATG ATGCTGAAGGAAACGTCATCGgcagaaaaaagaaatcaaagcGGC CTGGATCCGGGGGATCCGATAGTTCAAAGGGCGATTACTTTGAAACAACAGCGGACGGACAGGTCAGACTGAAgcaaggaaaaaagaaaatagactTGGATAAATTGACATCAGATGACCTGCGAAAGCTTGGAATAGATCCAAACTTGTCAAAGCAACAGATTGCCAGATTATTAAAG GAAAAGTTCGGAAACGATATCGTCATCACAaagggaaaaacaaaaataggaACGAAGCGTTTGTCAGAATACGGAAGTGACGTTGACAGTGATGAATTAGCTGAGGATAGCGATTTAGACATTTCCACTT TGAAAGGTCAGCGGAGGGTGAAGATAAAGATGAAGCGTGGTGGCCAAGCTTTGCTGGATCACATGAAGAAAATACTAGACCAAAGTAATCTGCATGATGATGATTACGCTAAAGATCTTGACGAAAAAG GGGACATTGATTTTCTCACCCATTACCGCCTAGTTGATAGCAAGAAGCTTGAAGGATATGCCAGAGCATTTGTTGTAGAAGACGAGGATTTCGACACGGTTATAGATTCTGAT GAGACGAGAATTGCATTAGACGGTGTTCCAAGCATTAATGCAATGACCGAAAAGCAGCTAAACTATGTCCTAAAG GTGTTAAAGATAGACCACGCGAGCCAAGTTACGTTCCGAATGTTTGCTGTTATTTCGGCTCTGTGCGAGAGAGTTACTCAAATGGA CCCAATAAGTAAACATCTGCTGGAGATTTGCAACTTACTGGacattgaaagaaaaatggACCTGTACCGGCTAATGTTCTACCACAATACGAGCTCAGACAGGGACGGTAACTTTATCACAGCCGAATCTCTCAAAATAGAGCTTATAGCTGGTGGCTTGAATtggaaacaacaacagcatgttaTGGATCGTCTTCAACCAAACGTATTTGGCGAG ATTTCGTTTCTGGACTATCTCTGCTACATTCCTTTATTCATGTCCATGCACGACAACATCTGTGTTGACCCGCTGGACATGCGCGATGACAAGTACACGGGTAACTTCAGGAAAACGTCAGGAGCTGCAAGACAAAGAGATATGAACCCGCTAGGTTTCCCACTTAAGAAAGACTCCTCTCACATGCTGAGACAGCAGGCTCAGGATCTCGTGGAGGGACGTATTGACCCCAGCGAGTTGAAAAAGGAAAAACTGGAACTTCTTAACAAATATGCTGC aAGTTTTATTTTAGCAGAAGAAGGGGACCGCTTTGAAAAAGATGGTGTCGTGTATGAATACAAGAAGGACCCGGTTACTGGTAAACTCATTAAAAA ATTCGACAGGGTGGTTGGAGCCAAAAAAGCTGTCAAGAAAGGCGGAAGGGGCACACCTGAAGGGCTTACTGAGAAGGAACTTAAGGATTACAAGAAAGGCAAAAGAAATAATGACAGCGACAGTGAGTACAGCTACACCAGTCACGTCAGCGCCGGAGGTACTCGCCATGTCCAGCGCAGACGTAAACGCGAAGACGGAACGTACAGCGCTGCACAGTCCTATCACAGCAGTCAAGACGAGGAAGGGGAAGCACGACGCAGGCAACGACGTCGTGATCGACGCCACGCGAACAGTGCTCACAGCTATTATAGCGTCGTCAGTGAAGGCGGTACGCGTCACACCAAGCGTCGACGACGTCGCGATGATGGCACGTACAGTGCTAGTGAAATATATGAAAGTCCTGATGAAAACGATGTTGGCAATTCCAGAATGAATTTTCTGGCCACAGATAAGGAATTTAATTTCGGACCAAACACCAAAAAGAATGTGGCATCTGGTGACGAGGACAGTGAGTACAGTTACTACAGTGAAAGAAGTGAGGGTGGAACAAGATACGAGTTCAAAAGGAAAGTTTTAAGGGACATTCGAGGTAACAAAGTAGGCTATGGGACAGCCTTACCGCACAATGATGCTGATACAGACGGTGCTTCACTAAGACCTAGAATTG GGTCTTTTACCGGTGAAAC ATTGGACGCAGAGGAGTATGCGAATAGACGACTGAAGCCGATCGCCCGTGCCGATTCGATGGTGAAGCAGTTCTTGACAGACGTAAACACTTTACCTCAAGAAGAGCCAGAAGATGGCCTGTGGCCTGGTGCCTCCGAACCCGGTGATCACACAGAGGGCGCTAAAACAGCAGACGACCGGTCTGATTTGTCCACTAAGACAGATGAAGAGTTACAACGAGAACGTGAGAGACAGGAAAAACGGAAGCAAATGCAGAAGAACATCGACCTCGCCAACGAAAGAAGGAGAAAGCGAGAACA GGAGAAACTAGAGAGACTCGAACGACAAAGGCAGAAGGAGGAAGAGGAAGCAGCGAGGCGAAGGGAAATGGAGCTCTCCGAGAGACGAAAGTCTGTTATTAGCGAGCGGTCTGGTAGGGCAGGTACACCAAGGGAAAAACCCAAGAGCATGGTGACTTACGAGAGAGGTCCTGGGCGGGAGGCTACAAACCCCTCCATGAAAACAGATAACAGGGACATTGGCCTCAGCCATGATAA CTGGGGGGCAAATGGACGCCGAAAGTCTTACGTAGGAAAACAGCATGGCGAGAAACAAG ATGATCCGAGTCGCGTTAAATCTCGCAGAGAAATTCGAGATTTACCAACATTCAATAAACTGCCTTCAATCAATCCCTTAAAGGGCATCTCGAAAG ATCGAAGAGGGTCCAATATATCAAACATTGGCGGAAAG GTGAAGACTAAGGAATCAGATGAAGAAG ataAGTCGAAAGAGCAAGAGAAACAGGATGAAAACCAAC AAAAGAAAAAGGCCGAAGACATGTTTGAATATGACAAAGATGGGAACATTCGCCTCAAAGGTGGAGTCAAGGCAATTGATCTGGATAATCTAACAGATGATGATTTACGCAGAATGGGAATAGACCCGCGTCTTTCAAAGGCAGAAATAGCTAGGAAACTCAAG gaAAAATTCGGGAAGGATTTGATGATACAGGACGGAGGGAAAGCAGTCGGAACCAGGAGGCTTGAGGACTACGACAAATACCAGTCTATTATGGAACTGGCAAATGATCCCAACTTTGACGTCAGCTCAG TTCGAGGTCCAAAACGTATGAACATTCTCTTCACTCGCGGTGGACAGATCCTCGTCGAACACATGAAGCGGGTACTTGTGGAATCGACCCTACGCAGACAAGACTATGCGCATGATCTGGACGAAAGGG attcCTCCATAGATTTCCTGAACCATTACCGCTTGGTTGATCCTGGCAAACTAGAAGGATACGCCAAGGCCTTTGTCGTGGAGGACGGAAATCTGGACACGGTCATCAACTATACT GAACTCCGGGTGGCACTTGAGGGCATTGTCAGCATTGAAGAAATGACAAAGAAGCAAATGGATTATGTTCTAAAG GTATTGCATATCGATGACAGCACTCAACTGACTTTCCGGATGTTTGCAGTAATCACTGCATTATGCGAGAGGGTAACTATGATGGA TCCTGTTGCAAGACACCTTCTGGACATCTGCAATC CAGATATAGAGCGGAAGTTGGATCTGTACAACGCTATGT TACATAATGTCCAATCGGATCGTGACCCAAATCATATCACCTCGGAATCGCTCAAGATCGAACTCATGGCCGGCGGATTGAACTGGGGTCAACAGCAGTTCATCATGAAACAGATGGAACCAAACTCATGGGGAGAG ATATCATTCTTGGACTACATTTGCTACATACCGTTGTTTATGTCCATGCACGACAATATATGTGACAATCCACTGGACATGTCTGACCGGAAGTACACGATGCCACCGCGCAAGCGCCCTCCTTCGACTCAAAGAGACATGAATCCACTCGGCAGCCGTCTAAGTAAAAATTCTACGTATCTACTGCGGAAGCAAG TTGATTTGATGGCAGGAAAGCTCGACACGAGTGGGTTGCAAGCTGAGAAGATAGAACTGCTGAACAGATACGCTGC GCGCTGTCCTGTTGTCATGCCCTACTCTCGACAGTCTACCAACGCCAGCGACCATTTTGACCAGCACTCTGATCTCATTTTCTGA
- the LOC135469985 gene encoding sentrin-specific protease 8-like — MADDEDAIVVSFNDSLLRKSDVDLLDGPKWLNDRLIGFCFEYFEKEQFSHSADRVSFISPEVTQFIKLAAATELGAFLEPLNLPTKQFVFLAVNNNQSTNQAGGTHWSLLLYNRPRQEFQHYDSNTGANKLIASELARKLQPFVRAPAGRLKFIEKDSPQQSNGHDCGVYVVAVAEYMSKELVEGLCIPLSDTVTSKVIEDKRLHIKEIIEEIAALPEHSASAGS, encoded by the exons ATGGCAGACGACGAAGACGCGATTGTTGTTAGTTTTAACGACAGTTTGTTGCGAAAGTCAGACGTGGATCTGCTTGATGGTCCGAAATGGTTGAACGACAGACTCATCGGTTTCTGCTTCGA GTATTTTGAAAAAGAACAATTTAGCCATTCAGCTGATAGAGTATCATTTATAAGCCCAGAGGTTACACAGTTTATAAAATTAGCTGCAG CAACAGAACTTGGTGCATTTCTGGAACCACTGAATCTGCCAACTAAACAGTTTGTCTTCCTTGCTGTCAACAATAATCAGTCCACTAACCAGGCAGGAGGAACACATTG GAGCTTACTGCTATACAACCGACCAAGGCAAGAATTTCAACACTATGACTCTAATACTGGAGCAAACAAACTTATTGCAAGTGAACTTGCGAGAAAGTTACAGCCTTTTGTCAGAG CACCAGCAGGGCGGCTAAAGTTCATTGAAAAGGATTCTCCACAACAAAGCAATG GACATGATTGCGGTGTGTATGTTGTGGCTGTGGCAGAATACATGAGCAAGGAACTTGTTGAAGGGCTGTGTATACCTTTGTCTGATACCGTCACGTCAAAAGTCATTGAAGATAAAAGACTTCATATCAAAGAAATTATCGAAGAAATTGCAGCTCTGCCAGAACACTCAGCTTCTGCAGGTAGCTGA